The following DNA comes from Picosynechococcus sp. PCC 7003.
CGTTGCTGGCGGCAATAGCCATTCCCGCTGGGCGATCAACGAACTAGAAAGCATTTGCAGTGAATATCTCTCCGGACGCCACGAAATCCGGATCATCGATATTTACGAGCATCCCGACCTCGCTGAATCAGAACGGATCGTTGCCACCCCGACGCTAATCAAAAAATTACCGCCCCCCCTACGAAAATTTATCGGTGATTTATCCGACCGGGAGAGTATTTTGATTGGTTTAGATATTTGGTAGAAGCCATGGGGAGAGACCGCCCAACCGCTATACTGACAGACGTTCTGTTTTAATGTGGGCTGTTATGGCAGGGGAAAATCCTGAAGCAAAACTTTCGCGTCGCCTGGCCCTGGTGGGGGTGACGATGACCGGGCTATTTGTGGCGATCGCCCTTGGCGCACCCCTCTTACAAAATATTGGCTGGCTGAAAGACCCCCTCGATTCCCTGAGTTTCCCGATCCACAGTCCTCCCAGTTGGAACCATTGGTTTGGTACGAGTCGCCAGGGTTATGATGTTTTGTCCCGCACCCTCTTTGGCACCCAGGCGGCCCTCAAGGTGGTACTACTAGCCACAAGCCTGAGTTTAATCATTGGTGTCCCCCTCGGCATGGTGAGTGGATATTTCGGCGGCAAGGTGGACCGGGTACTGCTCTTTTTGATGGATACGATCTATACCCT
Coding sequences within:
- a CDS encoding circadian clock KaiB family protein; its protein translation is MASDFSNDPSPQRDPSPPIHHKQNEFYVLYLYVAGGNSHSRWAINELESICSEYLSGRHEIRIIDIYEHPDLAESERIVATPTLIKKLPPPLRKFIGDLSDRESILIGLDIW